The Deltaproteobacteria bacterium genome segment CTTGTATGCGTCCATGGCGGTTGCCCCTGTTTCGTCGTTCACCGATCGGTTGGACCGGCGAGTTGGTGAGATTATATCCGAATGACCGGCTCGGACAAGCGCGAGGAACCCGTGCGCCCGCGATTTTCGCCCTGGGCGGCGGGCGACGACTTCGGTCTCCATTGGTCGCGGGGCACTCTCGCGAGGAATGCCTTGCGTTTGCCGTCCAAACTTGTGTAGAAGTTCACATCCAGTCGGCAGAGATTTGAGTTCCCGCGCGAGCCCGAAACGGCTCGCCGGATGCGCTCCCGCCGACGCGAATCAGATGAACACACGAATTGCGCGCCACATGGCGTCGAAGGGAGCATCCGGATGCGTTTCGGTTTCATTTTGCTGGTGTCGGTTTTGCTCCTCCTAACTTGCGGATGCGAAAGCCAAAACGGAAGCGATGGATCGACCGGTCCGCAGGGCGCCTCCGGCGAACCGGGCGCTGACGGCGAGAATGGCGAGCCGGGCACGACCGGCGCAACCGGTGCCGATGGCGAACCGGGAGTCGACGGTCTGGAGGGAGAAACCGGCCCGGCGGGTTCTCAGGGTCCGACAGGGGAGCAGGGTCCGACAGGGGAGCAGGGTCCGGAGGGGCCGGAAGGACCGGAAGGTCCGGAGGGGACGGAGGGACCGCAAGGACCGTCCGGAATCATCAAGGTTCTCGATTTTGACGGGCAATTCGGCCCAGCGCAGTTGCCGGGAAACAATGGGAACACGGTCATCAATCCATTGGCGTGTCGAACGACGTCGCACGTTGCGGGCGCAAACGAAATCGCGATCGCGACTTTTCACGGAACGGCGACACCGTCCGCGGCCTCGACCGATATCATGTACATCGACGTGATGGTTTCCCAGAACGGCGGCGCGTTCTCGACCGCGCTGGCCGGCTACGCCGCGGAAGGATTCGCCGACTCCGTCGCGGCTCCCAGTGTTGCCAAGCGCATCGCGTTGACCGCTGGCGTCTCTTACGTCTTCGGCGCGGGGTTCGGGTCGAACGCCGTCATGAACGTCGCCACGGGCTCGTTCTGCCAGGGCGTCGTGACCATCGCGAAAATTGACGACTGACCTTTCGCCGGGGCGGTGACGCGCTCGGAGTCGCTATCGATTGGTCTCGAATCGCTCGCGGATCTCATGGACGCGGCGGCGGTTGACGCCGAGGTCCGACCAGCCGTCGCGCGAGGCCGAGCGCACGTGCAGCAGCTTGGCGGCGTGGAGGAAAGCACAGCTGCCGACACCCTGATTAGCCGGACGGATCGATCGTTTGCGACGTTAACGGAAAGGTGTATTCTTCGTATGTTGCGAGGGGCAAACTACGGAGTCGAAATGAAACCTTACGTGTCTGTTGTTGCTGTTCGACTAGCCGCCTTTCTGCTCCTGGTTGCGATCACCTCGGCCTGCTCTCCGGATTCCGAAGATGGCGATGACAATTCGGACGTCGAACCGGACGACCAAACCGAGCCGGATGACGATACGGTCGATGATGACGACGACACGGCCGACGACGACTCAGTCGCACCGCCGCCCTGCGGGCCGGTGATCGAGCCGCTCGTCGAAGGACGTGTCATTTCCGACGCGGACCTCGCGACGCTCGCGGACGGATCGGTCGCCATCGTTTGGACGGAGCGGAACTCCCTCGAATCGCGCGTCGTGGTTCAAATCTGCGCGGCGGAATCGTCCGGCGAATACGGCCCCATGGACATCCAGGACGGAGCCATGGACCCGGCGGACGTCTCCGCAGCCAAAGTTGCCGCGATGCCGGATGGCGGATTCGCGATCGCGTTTCTTGCTCAGTCGGACTCGTCTCTTCGAATCGCCGCACGTTGGTTCGACGGAGCCCAGCAACCGACGACTTCGATCGTCGATGTCGCCGAGGTTTCCGATCCGGACGTCGATCCCCGCATCGCGGTCGACTCGGCCACCGGCGACGCACTCTTCTCGTGGGGAGCGCAGCCTGAACTTGGGGGAGATCACGTGCTTTCCGGGCGGCTGTTCGACGCATCGGGAGCGGCTGCATCGGATGTCTTCCAGGTCCCTTTCGCACACGCAATTTCCTGGCACTCGGTCGCCGCATCTCCGTCCGGCGACTTCGTACTGGCATGGTTCTCAGTCGCGCCCACCGTCGAATCCAACGCAAGCCACAGCGTGAAAGATGAACCATCGGACCCCAAGTCTATTTGGGTTGCATCGATCGACCATGACGGCAACGTGACGATCGGTCCAATGGAACCGGATGTCGCTTCGTTGGGATCCTCGGCATATCCGTCCGTCGCGCGCATGTCCACCGGCGTGGCGTTCGGTTGGAGTACCGGCTTTGGAGACTCATCCGTCGCTTACGCCGATCTGCTTTCACCGGAACTTGCGCCGACGTGGGACAGTTCCGTTTTATTGAGCGACTCGTACGACCGCAACGGGCCGGTGAGCGTGGCCGCACTTGATGATGAAACGATTCTGGCAGTCTGGTACACAACCGAATACGACGCGGAATATGACGAAGCTGAGACCCACACCCTCGAAGCGACGAAATTGGACGCCGAAGGCGAGCGGCTCGCGGATCTGCACGTGCTCGGGTCCGCCGACGCCTTGTTCGAGGCGGGGTACCGCATCGCACCGTTCGGGGATGCCGGATTCTTGGTGGCGGCCTTTATCTACCCATACGAAGAAAGTGTTTCCGAGTTGACCCTGATCCACTGCGTGTGGG includes the following:
- a CDS encoding collagen-like protein, with amino-acid sequence MRFGFILLVSVLLLLTCGCESQNGSDGSTGPQGASGEPGADGENGEPGTTGATGADGEPGVDGLEGETGPAGSQGPTGEQGPTGEQGPEGPEGPEGPEGTEGPQGPSGIIKVLDFDGQFGPAQLPGNNGNTVINPLACRTTSHVAGANEIAIATFHGTATPSAASTDIMYIDVMVSQNGGAFSTALAGYAAEGFADSVAAPSVAKRIALTAGVSYVFGAGFGSNAVMNVATGSFCQGVVTIAKIDD
- a CDS encoding DUF1499 domain-containing protein; translated protein: MRPANQGVGSCAFLHAAKLLHVRSASRDGWSDLGVNRRRVHEIRERFETNR